Proteins from one Ascaphus truei isolate aAscTru1 chromosome 19, aAscTru1.hap1, whole genome shotgun sequence genomic window:
- the LOC142469816 gene encoding NAD(P)H dehydrogenase [quinone] 1-like yields the protein MTGKRALIVLAHQEKTSFNYAMKDAAVEALRGKGWEVTVSDLYAMNFNAVLSRDDITGSPTDPSNFKYGAETFLAWKEGCLAEDIVKEQRKLEAADLVIFQFPLYWFGLPALLKGWVERVFAVGFAYSYQTMFSTGPFQNGILNFCGFQVLAPQISYAVAHIPHPARAQILEGWRKRLDEIWDEKSISFIPNQDSDIVTLGVNMAAANKG from the exons ATGACTG GGAAAAGAGCACTGATAGTTTTAGCTCATCAGGAGAAGACCTCGTTTAATTACGCCATGAAGGATGCGGCCGTGGAGGCTCTGAGGGGGAAGGGATGGGAGGTCACCGTGTCTGACCTTTACGCCATGAACTTCAACGCCGTCTTATCACGCGATGACATAACAG GAAGCCCCACAGATCCCAGCAACTTCAAGTATGGTGCGGAGACGTTCCTAGCGTGGAAGGAGGGATGTCTAGCGGAGGACATTGTCAAAGAGCAAAGGAAGCTGGAGGCTGCTGACCTTGTGATATTCCAG TTTCCTCTGTACTGGTTCGGGCTGCCCGCCCTCCTGAAAGGATGGGTCGAGCGAGTTTTCGCCGTGGGATTCGCGTATAGTTATCAGACTATGTTTTCTACCGGACCTTTCCAG aACGGGATCCTGAATTTCTGCGGATTCCAGGTGCTGGCTCCCCAGATCTCATACGCCGtggcccacatcccccacccagCTCGGGCCCAGATCCTCGAAGGCTGGAGGAAGCGCCTGGACGAGATCTGGGATGAGAAATCCATCAGCTTCATCCCAAACCAGGACTCTGATATTGTGACGCTcggggtaaatatggctgctgctAATAAAGGgtaa